One window from the genome of Epinephelus fuscoguttatus linkage group LG3, E.fuscoguttatus.final_Chr_v1 encodes:
- the pcm1 gene encoding pericentriolar material 1 protein isoform X7, producing MATGGTPFDDSAEELHNWTVTNGSLEDRLNNLDWGVQQKKANRSSEKNRKKLSAAVVESRLTNDISPESTPGAGRRRARTPHSFPHIKYTTQMSVPDQAELDKLRQRINFTDLDERSIGSDSQGRATAANNQRQLGGENKKPYNFLPLHVNTNKSKELLPPSSSAPATPAITKETKKQSPGFRDTLTPLVPTKETPRLSRGGVERVPLAHREYGRAEPRIDSSQVVSKLVQIREYISKASSMRDDLVEKNDVPANVERLSHLIDHLKQQEKSYLRFLQKMLTRENEEDDVGTLDSAVGSGSLAESTSLNIEVRSSDASNATGGRPETVRADQKEELENLRKQHELLKKMLEQQEQLRALQGRQEALMAMQDSAEQALAVIEDTVVTETTGSVSGLSITSELNDELNDLIQRFHNQLHDSQTKAVPDNRRQAESLSLSREVCWSRTPQAVGPPQHRPLLHSASGPHTDLDTGATAASAKLTKLQELQDKKQTMDKILQELHSLRDQTLNNNSCRGLSLQCSLSMGGSSDCPSALCSNGASASTPFHPSLTQHQDSSNSTDKLRKLKEVHKRLNELRELVQYYEQTSDMMVDAVNENVKEDDDDEEEEEEEDETEDGSMFEAMFDSEQENRQPVTNIRNPQRSGNWTDLNSLTNRHSVRSSATNNRDGRLNTECEINNRSAANLRSLNIPSAIDCQYNRDTPYNQVKVDDEDEDCLDNDEGAQAVAPDSEASGSSRRSSLGNNGGFSQKVHRHTAKQKLRQLQELVAMVQSDDTDVTTANEDEALHQQPNNTRAAVAGSLGAGSKQNPRELTLSSKARNYCGHREKLYEEKLRQQKQELKQLHEERQKLIEIQGKIQDLQWACPDLQSSVSSSVSQQGLLRKVPIAVSTPASVLASSSSGPKTNSAVLKPTAPEAASVTDNEQLWSEMRRHQILREELRQRRKHLESLMAEHQRRSGLSDSPRRIDDSEGLATPSQSVSRDERTMATWGSTPCHLDDDDEEEEEDEDEDEYRSEMGAEEDEEHEECAESSSDDDIHIYSSSRNQCSYSNRKNQGSNLKPPPAFSGEGSGNQSLYNKTKAKQQQQQQSRSLNQSSTSQRGGTRRQENLRWASELSVAEGSCQWQEQVNQLQRQLDFSTSMCQTLLQDQQTLSYMLQTLLTGQYSVLPNNLSSPQVHLVMHQLNQCYTQLAWQQNNVQRLKQVLNDLLRQQQQQQHQQASSAAGWQTQKHGSYQESSSAPSASPGVFLPFSSTLHPSTNNMSTAALSPLPPSFNLYPLFPAPMGEFPQGATSQVTSDHQKQQLDPNTSIKTEYMSFPPPLQRSPLNTTTERGSSSWLKTYTNNTAQHHQSKTEPHESPSSSPTFACRHPQPQEFDRASQESFSSMLDPVDPTTITKTFKAGRKASAQANLASRTKTPNSKSRRRRSKGHKNSEGQESDSVSSIADFVQERAALSHQKDQNKSLLDKLTQEKLDSKTKLGNKRNDLSSAYAWRTPFLSNRIACTEAPDASSDFSLFEALRETIYSEVATLISQNESRPHFLIELFHELQLLNTDYLRQRALYSLQDIVTRHLAEKSAAEDRLPPLGPVTWAAGSQSELTPSESLATSDAEVVEKNLRLTQDTMKKRDDAESVDNESTMSTSSNLEPFANDDLDAGGSEVSNAEHPSANPADLVKGAAAGDARCPQIDTQQLDRQIKAIMTEVIPFLKENMDEVCSLQLLTSVRRMVLTLTQQNDESKEFVRFFHRQLGGILQDSLSKFVGRTLKDCGEDLLVEISEILFNELAFFRLMQDLDNSSSIALAAKHKHKKRAEQPSKVKHSLKENTAAGGDKSVSPAYTDEDKDQDEAEQEGDSTLQELYLQTEMKNSRSSEASEVEEEDEDEGDGQGIPLSISLSKAETQALTNYGSGEDENEEEEMEEFEAGPVDVQTSLQASADGQVEQDVTATGPTPSETQETKAEQRSLENEGEINRSVGTVDSTVEDHDMAECQSPEEESKAGAAAASEGSSHEVSHDQDVPKESTTTSSPDTDSPVMINVDEMGSGNTSQKSDEEDFVKVDDLPLQLTVMCEEELQKRIVEEQQNNNLSVEILNGNTESLTGLVGNAQALKEPDTVGAQSV from the exons ATGGCAACTGGAGGCACTCCTTTTGATGACAGTGCAGAGGAGCTGCACAACTGGACTGTAACCAATGGCAGTCTGGAAGATAGACTCAACAATCTG GACTGGGGTGTTCAGCAGAAGAAAGCCAACCGATCTTCAGAGAAGAACAGGAAGAAACTGTCAGCTGCGGTGGTGGAGAGCCGCCTGACTAACGATATTTCACCAGAGTCCACCCCTGGGGCTGGTCGCAGGAGAGCACGCACTCCTCATTCTTTTCCCCACATCAAGTACACCACTCAGATGTCTGTCCCGGACCAGGCTGAGCTGGACAAGCTGCGTCAGAGAATCAATTTCACAGACCTGGATGAG AGGAGCATCGGCAGTGACTCTCAAGGGCGTGCCACAGCTGCCAACAACCAGCGTCAGTTAGGTGGAGAGAACAAGAAGCCCTACAACTTCCTACCTCTGCATGTAAACACTAACAAAAGCAAGGAGCtgctccctccctcttcctctgcccCAGCCACACCAGCCATCACCAAGGAAACTAAGAAGCAGAGCCCAGGATTCAGGGACACGTTAACCCCTTTGGTTCCCACCAAGGAGACACCGAGGCTCAGCCGTGGTGGCGTCGAGAGAGTGCCTTTAGCGCACAGAGAATACGGGAGAGCAGAGCCGAGAATAGACAGCAGTCAg GTGGTGAGCAAACTGGTACAGATCCGGGAGTACATCAGTAAGGCCAGCTCCATGCGGGACGACCTAGTGGAGAAGAATGATGTGCCGGCCAACGTGGAGCGACTCTCCCATCTCATCGACCACCTCAAGCAGCAGGAGAAGTCCTACTTACGGTTCCTGCAGAAAATGCTG ACACGGGAGAATGAGGAGGACGATGTGGGGACCCTGGATTCTGCTGTGGGCTCAGGTTCACTGGCAGAGAGCACTTCTCTTAACATTGAGGTCCGCTCTTCAGATGCCTCAAATGCAACG GGCGGGAGGCCAGAAACAGTGCGAGCTGACCAGAAGGAAGAGTTGGAGAATTTGCGTAAGCAGCACGAGCTGCTGAAGAAGATGCTGGAGCAGCAGGAACAGCTCAGGGCCCTGCAGGGCCGACAGGAAGCACTAATGGCCATGCAGGACAGTGCAGAGCAGGCACTTGCTGTGATTGAAGACACTG TTGTCACAGAAACCACCGGCAGTGTTTCTGGACTGAGCATCACATCAGAACTGAATGATGAGTTAAACGATTTGATCCAGCGGTTCCATAACCAGCTACATGACTCACAG ACTAAAGCAGTGCCAGACAACCGTCGCCAGGCAGAGAGCCTTTCCCTCTCAAGAGAGGTGTGCTGGTCCAGGACTCCACAGGCTGTCGGTCCACCTCAACACAGGCCTCTCCTGCATTCTGCCTCCGGTCCCCACACTGACCTAGACACGGGGGCGACAGCTGCCAGTGCCAAACTCACAAAGCTCCAAGAGCTCCAGGACAAAAAGCAAACCATGGACAAGATCCTGCAGGAGCTGCATTCACTCAGAGACCAGACACTCAACAACAACTCAT GTCGTGGCTTGTCATTACAGTGCAGTCTAAGCATGGGAGGATCTTCAGATTGTccatctgctctctgctctAATGGGGCGTCAGCTTCCACCCCCTTTCATCCTTCACTCACGCAACACCAGGATAGCTCGAATTCCACAGACAAGCTCAG GAAGCTAAAGGAGGTCCACAAGCGTTTGAATGAGCTGCGGGAGTTGGTTCAGTACTATGAGCAGACCTCTGATATGATGGTGGATGCGGTCAATGAGAATGTGAAAGAGGATGATGacgatgaggaagaggaggaggaggaggatgagacaGAAGATGGCTCTATGTTTGAGGCCATGTTTGACTCTGAGCAGGAGAACCGCCAGCCTGTAACTAACATCAG AAACCCACAGCGCAGTGGGAACTGGACAGACCTGAACAGCCTGACCAACAGACACAGTGTCAGGAGCAGTGCCACAAACAACCGTGATGGCAGACTCAACACTGAGTGTGAGATCAACAACCGCTCAGCAGCCAACCTCCGCAGCCTCAACATCCCCTCGGCCATAG ACTGCCAGTACAATAGGGACACCCCCTATAATCAGGTGAAGGttgatgatgaggatgaagaCTGTCTCGATAATGATGAAGGGGCACAGGCTGTGGCTCCAGACAGTGAGGCATCGGGCTCTAGTCGAAGAAGCAGTCTGGGGAACAATGGAGGGTTTTCCCAGAAGGTTCATCGGCACACAGCAAAGCAGAAACTTCGGCAGCTTCAGGAGCTGGTTGCCATGGTTCAG AGTGATGACACTGACGTCACAACAGCTAATGAGGATGAAGCTTTGCACCAACAGCCAAATAATACCAGAGCTGCTGTAGCTGGGTCTTTGGGGGCCGGATCTAAACAGAATCCCAGAGAGCTCACTCTCTCCAGCAAGGCCAG AAACTATTGTGGACACAGGGAGAAGCTGTATGAGGAGAAGCTGCGTCAGCAGAAGCAGGAGCTGAAGCAGCTCCATGAAGAGCGCCAGAAGCTAATTGAAATCCAGGGCAAGATCCAGGACCTGCAGTGGGCTTGCCCTGACCTCCAG TCATCTGTATCCAGCTCAGTGAGTCAGCAGGGCTTGCTGAGGAAGGTTCCAATTGCAGTTTCGACTCCAGCCAGTGTCCtggcttcctcctcctctggacCCAAAACTAACTCAGCTGTCCTCAAACCCACTGCTCCAGAAGCTGCTTCAGTCACTGACAATGAG CAGCTATGGTCCGAGATGCGTCGTCACCAGATCTTGAGGGAAGAACTGCGACAGCGCAGAAAGCACCTAGAGTCCTTGATGGCCGAACACCAGAGGCGGAGTGGTCTCAGTGACTCTCCCAGGCGGATTGATGACTCAGAAGGCCTTGCTACACCCTCACAGTCTGTCAGTAGGGATGAAAG GACAATGGCCACCTGGGGTTCCACTCCCTGCCatcttgatgatgatgatgaggaggaggaggaggatgaagatgaggatgaaTATCGCTCAGAGATGGGTGCagaagaggatgaggagcaTGAAGAATGTGCAGAGAGCAGCTCTGATGACGATATCCACATCTACTCATCCAGCAGGAACCAGTGCTCCTACAGCAACAGGAAGAACCAAGGAAG caacctgaAGCCTCCGCCAGCCTTCTCAGGTGAAGGTAGTGGCAATCAGTCTCTTTATAACAAGACTAAggccaagcagcagcagcagcagcagtccagAAGTTTGAACCAGTCTTCGACCAGCCAGCGTGGAGGTACACGGCGACAAGAGAACCTGCGCTGGGCCTCTGAGCTCTCCGTTGCCGAGGGCTCGTGTCAGTGGCAGGAACAGGTCAACCAGCTGCAGAGACAGCTGGACTTCAGCACCAGCATGTGCCAGACACTCCTGCAGGACCAGCAG ACACTCTCTTATATGTTGCAAACCCTGCTGACAGGTCAGTACAGTGTGTTACCCAACAACCTGTCATCACCACAGGTCCACCTGGTCATGCACCAGCTCAACCAGTGTTACACGCAGCTGGCTTGGCAGCAGAACAATGTACAAAG ACTAAAGCAGGTCCTGAATGACCTTCTccgccagcagcagcaacagcagcatcagcaggcCTCCTCAGCAGCAGGTTGGCAGACACAGAAGCACGGCTCATACCAGGAATCCAGCTCCGCTCCCTCAGCTTCCCCTGGCGTTTTCCTCCCCTTCTCCTCAACCCTGCATCCTTCAACCAACAATATGTCAACTGCTGCCTTATCCCCACTCCCTCCCA GCTTTAACTTATATCCGCTCTTCCCTGCTCCCATGGGCGAGTTCCCTCAGGGTGCGACAAGTcaggtgacctctgaccaccagaAGCAGCAGCTAGACCCCAACACCTCAATCAAAACTGAGTACATGAGTTTTCCTCCTCCGCTGCAGCGTTCTCCTCTGAACACCACCACAGAAAGAGG ATCATCTAGCTGGCTCAAAACCTACACAAACAACACCGCCCAGCATCACCAATCTAAAACAGAGCCCCACgagtctccctcctcctcccccacctTTGCCTGCCGCCACCCCCAACCTCAAGAATTTGACAGGGCATCACAGGAAAGCTTCAGCAGCATGCTTGATCCCGTTGATCCCACCACCATCACAAAGACTTTTAAGGCTGGACGCAAGGCCTCTGCACAAGCCAACCTGGCCTCACGGACTAAGACGCCCAATTCTAAGAGTCGTCGTAGGAGGAGCAAAGGGCACAAGAACAGTGAAG GCCAGGAGAGTGACAGTGTCAGCAGCATTGCAGACTTTGTCCAGGAGAGGGCAGCCTTGTCTCATCAGAAGGATCAGAACAAAAGTCTGCTGGACAAGCTGACTCAAGAGAAACTCGACAGCAAAACTAAGCTCGGGAACAAACGAAACGACCTCTCCTCTG CCTATGCTTGGAGAACACCCTTCCTCTCTAACAGAATTGCATGCACAGAAGCACCAG ATGCAAGCAGTGACTTCTCACTGTTCGAGGCGCTGAGGGAGACAATCTACTCTGAAGTGGCTACTCTGATATCCCAGAATGAGTCCCGTCCTCACTTTCTCATCGAGCTCTTCCATGAGCTACAGCTGCTCAACACAGACTACTTACGGCAGAGGGCACTGTATTCCCTCCAG GATATAGTGACGAGACACCTGGCAGAGAAGAGTGCAGCTGAGGACCGTTTGCCCCCTCTTGGTCCTGTGACGTGGGCTGCAGGCTCTCAGTCTGAGCTCACACCCAGTGAGAGTCTGGCAACCAGTGACGCT gaggtggtggagaagAACTTGAGGCTCACACAGGACACGATGAAGAAGAGAGATGATGCAGAATCTGTGGACAATGAAAGCACCATGTCAACCTCCTCCAATCTGGAACCATTTGCAAACGATGACCTGG ATGCAGGTGGCTCTGAAGTCTCAAACGCTGAACATCCCTCTGCTAACCCTGCTGACCTAGTGAAAG GAGCTGCAGCTGGTGATGCGCGCTGCCCTCAGATTGACACCCAGCAGTTGGATCGTCAGATTAAAGCCATCATGACAGAAGTCATTCCTTTCCTTAAG gAGAACATGGATGAGGTGTGCTCCCTCCAGCTGCTGACATCTGTGCGGCGCATGGTCCTCACTCTCACCCAACAGAATGATGAAAGCAAGGAGTTTGTCCGCTTTTTCCACAGACAGCTGGGAGGCATACTGCAG GACTCGCTTAGTAAATTTGTGGGCCGTACTCTAAAGGATTGCGGGGAGGACCTTCTGGTGGAGATCTCTGAGATCCTCTTCAACGAACTCGCCTTCTTTAGGCTCATGCAGGATTtggataacagcagcagcatcgcCTTGGCtgccaaacacaaacataagaAGAGAGCTGAACAACCCAGTAAAGTAAAGCACAGTCTTAAG GAAAATACTGCAGCCGGTGGTGATAAATCAGTATCTCCAGCCTACACAGATGAAGACAAG GACCAAGATGAGGCTGAGCAGGAAGGTGATTCTACCCTCCAGGAGCTTTACCTGCAGACAGAGATGAAGAACAGCCGCAGCAGTGAAGCTTCagaagtggaggaggaagatgaagatgaaggggATGGACAGGGAATCCCTCTGTCAATCA GTCTTTCCAAAGCAGAGACTCAGGCCCTGACAAACTACGGCAGTGGAGAGGATGAGAACGAGGAGGAGGAAATGGAGGAGTTTGAAGCTGGACCTGTCGATGTTCAGACATCATTGCAGGCTTCTGCTGATGGACAGGTGGAGCAGGACGTCACTGCGACA GGGCCGACACCAAGCGAAACCCAGGAGACCAAAGCTGAGCAGAGGAGTTTAGAGAATGAGGGTG AAATCAACAGGTCAGTGGGGACAGTGGATTCCACAGTTGAGGACCACGACATGGCGGAGTGCCAGAGTCCTGAGGAGGAGAGCAAAGCTggggctgctgctgcatcaGAAGGAAGCTCTCATGAAGTCTCCCATGATCAGGATGTCCCCAAGGAGTCGACCACCACTAGCAGCCCTGACACAGACTCACCCGTCATGATCAATGTAGAT GAGATGGGCTCAGGTAACACCAGTCAGAAATCTGACGAGGAAGACTTTGTGAAGGTGGATGATTTACCATTGCAGCTTACGGTCATGTGTGAG GAGGAGCTACAGAAGAGAATAGTGGAGGAACAGCAGAATAACAACTTGTCTGTGGAGATCCTCAATGGGAACACTGAATCGCTAACTGGGCTGGTGGGGAATGCACAGGCACTGAAGGAACCAG ACACTGTTGGTGCCCAGAGTGTGTAA